In Setaria italica strain Yugu1 chromosome I, Setaria_italica_v2.0, whole genome shotgun sequence, the genomic window ccccgccgcccgcgccgcagGACCGGCATGATGGCGTCTATCGCCCGCCTCCTTCGCGTGTCGACGTTGTCGAACACGGTCAAGAACCTCTCGCCGCGTAGCTTCAGCTCTAGAAGCCCCaagagctcgccggcgccggcgccggagaggcTGGCGCTTGACGTGCCGGCAACGGTGAACAGAGAGCGCAGAAGCTGCACGGTCTCGCTGGCCACCGTGAGGCTCATGCAGTGGAAGTCCAGCATCAGGATCAGCGAgaagcggcggcgcacggcgggcTCGTCGCAGACGTGCTGCACGAGGGTGGTCTTCCCCAGGCCGGCGCGCCGATTATCGGAAGAACGCCCAgatcgccgcctccatcgccgccgtcgtcgtcttgcAGCAAGAAGTCGATGACGCGGCGCCTCTCGAGGTGCCGGCCGAACATCTGGCAATCCACGTAGATGTTCGTGGCCAGCGGCCGGTGCAGCGCCGGCgggcagcactgcagcagcatGATGAACTCGGCAAGATCGCAGGAAACGCCCTCCACGCTCGCGAGGACGCCGTCGagctcgccagcgccgccgccgccgccgcggaacAGCATCCTCCTGGCCGCGACGCGCAGGCGCTTGGCGGGGTTGAACGAGCTTGGTCGAAACAAACCCCGCCGcagcccgccgtcgccgtggccgtcaccctcgtcctcgtccgcctcctcgatcgcctcgccgccgccgaacacGTCGAGGAAGTAGCGCCCTCGGTgcacgccgtcggcgagatCCGAGAGCCACTCGAGAAGCGCGCGGCTCGCGATCCGCCGCGCGtcggcggcctccgccgcgctcTCGAGCTTGACGACGAGGTGCCGTAGCCGCAAGAGCTTGCCCTCGACGCCCCGCCGGTCCCGGAGCCGCCCCGCGAGGAAGGTTATCGCCCTGCCCACCGCGTCGGCGACGACCGCGGACACGACGGCTTCTTCCATGCTCGATCAAATCCCTTCGACTGTTACCTCTACAGTTCGAACAGGACCGGCGGTTAAGCAGTCGCTCGCGTAGCACGCCGAGAGCCCGAGACCTCACCGCTTCTGGCCGCTCTAGCTCACCGGCCGTCAAGGTGCAAGACCCACCCAGTGATCCGTCGATTTTTAAGGAAAAACTAAACGACAAGATGCCAAGCCATCGAAGATGGTATGGAACATTGTTCGAGTTCGAGATCGTCGATCATATATTGGTGCCAAGCCGTCGACTCTGAGGCTGAGCGTGTGATTTTGACGACCTAGCAACTAGTATGATATTATCGATCAACGACAACGTTCCTAGTCTTCACCTCTTCATTCCAAAGATCGCCGAAGTGTCCACATGAGGACGCCGTAGTAAGACCATTTCCATTGCACTGTTGGCAATGAAGCCATGCTTGTTTCTTCAGGATCACCCTTTTCAGTTTTTTactgcctttttttttgttgtgtaTAAGATCTTATTCTGGAGCAAACTATTTTGCCGTTTCCAAGTGTGTCTTGGTCaacattttgttttcatttagAATTAGGGCGACTTGAATCTTGCAAATGTCAACCTTTGGAATGCTAAAATTTGGCAGATTCAGATTTTAAGCCAAAAATTAGAAATGCCCATCGGGGCAAAACAAATGCTGCCTTGACCATACAGACTACACGAGGCCTTGACCAAGACCGAAGCATGGCCGGAACTCTGTTAACTCTGAGGCGTTTCCTCGGCCTAGTAGGCTGTATAAACCAAACGCACCCCAGAAGCGTCTAATTGCCCCAGCGGCATGGCGCATGGCCCATGAGCCGGCAGCAGGGGAGCTCAGGCCCAGAAAGCCAGAACGATAAGCAGGCCAGGCCCAGGAGCTCAGTGACGACGGCTTCCCAATCTCTCGCTCGTCTCGCCGTTTCGCTCCACGCAGCCGCCGCGCGCCTACACCCCACCGGCGCCGAACCCTAGCGCCGCCTCGACAGCGCGCGCGGCCGGCTTCTCCTCGCCTCCCCGCGCCACTGCCGGCGCGTGGACGCCGCGCCGCATAAACGATTCCCTGATCCGTTGCCGAGTTCTGAGCCACCGAGGTATGTGCCCATTTCCAATTCTTTACGGTTGGGATGGATGCTCCAATCCCGTCCAGTTTGTCGCAGATTAGTTTGATGTTGTCGGTTTAGTATTTTCGGAGGTCCTCGCGCGGAGTGATCTAGCTTTAGTGGTGTAGGATTTGGCTTTCACCGGGCCTGATCTGAGGCTAGAGTGATTTGGAGGAAGTATCATTTAGAGGGGTTCATTGCGGAAATCTGGAAGCCTGGATCTTCTAGGCCTCTTGTTCCTGCGTGTTAGGGTAGCAAGTTGTGAATCATTTAGGTTTGATGAATTGAGAAAAAAAGATTCTTTGGCTGAATAACCGGTGATTTGATTAGTTGGTGAGGGCAAGATCAATGTGACGGTTTGCTCCAGATGCTATTAAAGTTCAGGTTAATTATTAGTCTTCTCTGCTTATGAGTTGTACTTTACCAACTGCCAATTGGGCCTTGTGTTGTATGATTGTATCTGTTGCTCTCCCTGCATATTGGTATGCAGCATTTGTGAACTGGGTGAAGCTAAACTGCTAAAGCATCCTACCTTTTATGGGTTATGAGAAAGTGTTATATGACAGAGCCATTTTTCATGAATCAAGTTAGTCTGCTTGTGTATGTATGGTTGTGTGAATACAGTTGTCAGTTTATCCGAATCACTGAttacatacttttaattagcTTCAAAACATGTAACATAGCCACCTTGGAATGCTGGACTGGCAAACACTTTATTAACTTGTCCTCTTAGTGACTTATACATGTTCCTCTATTTGTGCTACTAAACAATTGTGGTTCAAATGATCTCTGAGTACGTAGAAAGTTTCCGTGGCATCCCATTTGATGTTATTTTTTCTGGGTCCTTGTGCAGGGAGAGTGTTCCACTCACATAGCTGATAGTAGGATGAGTCTCTGTACAATAGCAAGACGGCTATGTCTTTCAAGACCATCCTCTAGCAGTCGTCTTTCAGCAGTTTGGGCTCATCTATACAGTACCGAGGCTGCAAAGGACACAGGTGCTAAGAAGTACAAATACCCTGATGTATACGATCCTTATGGGCCCATGCCACCACCATCAGAGAAAGTTGTGGATCTTGCTGATCGCATTGCTGCTCTCCCTCCTGAGGAGATCAAACAGATTGCTCCAGCCCTCCTCTTAAGACTGAACCAAGAGCCACCTCAGGCGATATCAGGCCAGGGTTTCAGTTTTGGTGCTCAGGGTGGTTCTGGTGCTGGCGCTGCAAAGGCTGAGGAGAAGAAAGCTGAGAAGACAGTCTTCGATGTGAAGCTGGAGAAATTTGATGCTGCTGCAAAGATCAAGATTATCAAGGAGATCCGGACGTTTACAGATTTGGGGCTGAAGGAGGCGAAGGAGCTTGTAGAGAAGGCTCCTGTCATTCTGAAGCAATCGCTCACAAAGGAGGAAGCAGAAGCAATCATAGCAAAGATCAAGGCTGCTGGTGGTGTTGCCGTGATGGAGTGAAGGGATCATCTTCGGGACACAAcaggatttttttatttcttccaaTTGCTGTTGTTACCATGATGGGCATTTGAGATTGCACATTGCCGTGCCTCTGCTGATGGATGAAATGGTTCAGCTACGTTGGTAACCAAAGTGAGAGACGGGACTAGAGTTTAGTTGCTATGATGATAGCCTTGACTTGGTTCTAGAATAAGCTTTCGTTGGCCTGGACACGAATTTTCTGGTGGAATGCCGTGCACTATAACTCAGTGAATGAGTGCGGACACCATTGCCATGAATGTGATGTCTCATACCTTCTTTTCTGTCTTGTACCTTTTATGACTTGAAAAATGGGCATCTATTGTGAAATCTTTCTCCCATACATATCCCAGTTACACCACAATGTAAGATTATTGTTCTTCTGCTCATTTGTCTAAGAAATCTCATGTTCTTGACTCAGCATTTCGTCATATTAGCAAATTAATCAACATTGTACTTTTGTGCTTGTGGTGATGGAGCATTTCATCTGGTGTGCTTGGATGAATTACCAGTGACAAGAAACTTTGATACACTTGAAGTATTCCCTGTTACAAATTTGTAAAGCTGAATAAGCTTTCACTGCCATTCATATTAACAGACCTGTGACTGTGGCACACATGAAAACAAGAACAAGATCATTGCCCCACCCTCCAAATTTCAACGCTGCCCTATATGCCATGGCCTCATTCCGTCCTCCATGCCTGAAGGAAGAAACAGAAGTCAGTCCCTTCACTCTGGATGCCATTCCCTCCGCTGTCCTCCTGGAtctccggcgccgcgccgggctTGAAGACGAAGGCCGCTTGCGAGCCTGGCCCGGCGAAGAGCCAGTCGTGCACGTCCCAGATCACCTGCACCGGCGCCTGGTCGACGAGCACCGTCTCGTTGCCCCGGAACTTCCACTGCAGGTTCTTGACGTGCAGCAGGACGAAGCCGTCGACCGTGACCCACAGCTCCGGGTCCCtgatggcgccggcggccggcgagcacTCGACGACGATCTCGTGCTCCTTGCTCCTCCTGGCGTcgagccgcgcgcgcgccgcgaaGCTCCGGCGGCCGAACACGCTCTCCCGGCGGCACACAAGCACGGCGTCCTCCAGCGACGGCCGGGACTTGGTCCGCTTGTAGGCGTCCTTCTTGCcgtcgccgaggaggaggacgacctCGTCGTTGCTCACCACCGCGACGTAGTACCCGCCGGCGGGCTCCgggctgccgccggcggcgaactTGGCCCCGCGCAGGTC contains:
- the LOC101766282 gene encoding uncharacterized protein LOC101766282 translates to MEEAVVSAVVADAVGRAITFLAGRLRDRRGVEGKLLRLRHLVVKLESAAEAADARRIASRALLEWLSDLADGVHRGRYFLDVFGGGERLRVAARRMLFRGGGGGAGELDGVLASVEGVSCDLAEFIMLLQCCPPALHRPLATNIYVDCQMFGRHLERRRVIDFLLQDDDGGDGGGDLGVLPIIGAPAWGRPPSCSTSATSPPCAAASR
- the LOC101772581 gene encoding uncharacterized protein LOC101772581 codes for the protein MHKRSKSCEPYSKMEDHVGCSGGATSCDDSATAGGRAPPSSAAAAQCSTVSVYLAKISGAPRLVTAVWSKNLINQSFTISIDRPGDDGGDGPVTHKVELKPWPFWSKKGNKALDVGGGDRADIFWDLRGAKFAAGGSPEPAGGYYVAVVSNDEVVLLLGDGKKDAYKRTKSRPSLEDAVLVCRRESVFGRRSFAARARLDARRSKEHEIVVECSPAAGAIRDPELWVTVDGFVLLHVKNLQWKFRGNETVLVDQAPVQVIWDVHDWLFAGPGSQAAFVFKPGAAPEIQEDSGGNGIQSEGTDFCFFLQAWRTE
- the LOC101772178 gene encoding uncharacterized protein LOC101772178, with product MSLCTIARRLCLSRPSSSSRLSAVWAHLYSTEAAKDTGAKKYKYPDVYDPYGPMPPPSEKVVDLADRIAALPPEEIKQIAPALLLRLNQEPPQAISGQGFSFGAQGGSGAGAAKAEEKKAEKTVFDVKLEKFDAAAKIKIIKEIRTFTDLGLKEAKELVEKAPVILKQSLTKEEAEAIIAKIKAAGGVAVME